The following DNA comes from Pseudorasbora parva isolate DD20220531a chromosome 8, ASM2467924v1, whole genome shotgun sequence.
taaattatatttttaaattctgCTCTTCTATGATCCTGACAAATGAACCTTCTCCAGAATAAAAAGCAGGGTATAAGGAATGAGTGAAAGTGGTCTGGACTCTGTGAAGGAGAGTCATTGTGTCAGAGACGCTGTAGAAGGCCAGAGTTCCTGCTCTGTGATCCAGATACACTCCTATTCTAGAGGAGCAGACTTGGGCTTTATTATGTGTGAAATAGAGATACTGATGATAGCGTGACAatctttaagattttttttttaaagccaagTTAACGGTTATCACTGCTTCCTTTACGTCCAATTCCTTTGTAACAAACTGCTACAGCCAATTCGTTCCCACTGCACTCGACCTCCCAGTAACAGTGACCGCACAAACCCTCTTGACACAAGATGAAATCAAACTCATCAATTATTCTTTAATGGTCCGCCTAGAAACAAAAAAACTGTGACAACGAGCACttaccaggatcaactaaaGACTGGATTATATAAAGTTCGCGACTCCATTGTTACAGTAAATTTGAACAAAATTTCAAACTTTTCCCGCTATTGACGAGTTCTCTCATCTTTTATGAGAAAACGCTTGATGTGTTTTTTACGACTTTCCATGTTATCGCTTATACAAAGGTAGGAGGCACTATTGTGATAGTTtctccagatcaaaacacagacaAACAAGAATCAGAAATTAGCGAGTTTTGCCAAGTCCGTAGTTTTCACATGGAATTGGGTTATTTGTTTTTGGCGCAGGTAAAAACAATTTCACAGGTTGATTTATAGCCACGTGTAATACAGTTAGTagctgggaaggaaggaggcgggaaccggcgaacgttcaaacaactttttaattcaaaataaataaacaaaactaaagtaaagtaaaaccgcgggcaggccctcatggacgactgcccgcaaacacacaaaataaaacgtgggcagcccctcacggacgactgcccacaaacacaaacaaaacataacataaactccaggcctggtcctctctcgtcttctgcagcccttgctcctccttatatgctcccgtcacatggccgtgagacgagaccggtgtgccacgcagctggcactcgtgaacattaatcaccggcccgctctcgcggtccctcgccccgctgcctgtcacaccacaccTCGAAATAAGCTTTTGACGTTCCAACACCCTCAAAACACCCCCCCGGATATACAAATTCTTACAAAAGAATGTACAAAAAAGCTGCACTAAATAAGCTTGCTGAAGATGAGCACTTTCAAATGCCAAGATGATGAAATACATAAAGGTTCACTGTAATATTTGATTATGAAAAATCTCTTAATAGACTGCAGATTTATTTACTGTCATAAGGTATTTGTGATAACTAAGAAAGTACATGACATTAATCAACCAAACTAGAAAATACAATCTAAATTAAGTAAACTGTTTTACATATATATGTTTTAAGTATACAGAATTACTATTGAATTAAAATTAATGTTTGAGGAGTAAATTTAACTTGTTATtttgtaacactttacttaaagcctttgtgtataatacattataaaagtaatttaatGTGGTAATTATGCCTTGTACTGCACCTTATAATGCATTGTATGATCTCATGAATAACCATAACcacaataataatacataatactTATCTATtgattaaacacacatttagtgttataatgcattttaactttggttaaaattatttatgaaaaaatataatgTGTTATATCCTACATTCTGAATAcctttataatgtattatacgTAAgggctttaagtaaagtgttactttaTCAAATACAGTCATGtagattttaatatattattttatgaaaatgatattttttttacatttaaaattttgCTCTTTTATGATCATGACAGATGAACCGTTACCAGAATAAAAAGCAGGGTATAAGGGTTCAGTGAAAGTGGTCTGGACTCTGTGAAGGAGAGTCATTGTGTCAGAGACGCTGTAGAAGGCCAGAGTTCCTGCTCTGTGATCCAGATACACTCCTATTCTAGAGGAGCAGACAGCAGGGAGAGGGACTTGCTCATTATCATGTGTGAAATAGACCTTCTGCTTATCAAGTGAAAATCTCCACGATTTTTTGTTGAAGCCAAGTCTACAGTCATTACTTTTTCCTTTACGTCCAATTCCTTTGTAACAAACTGCTACAGACCAGTCGTCCCCACTGCACTCGACCTCCCAGTAACAGCGATCACACAAACCCTCTCGACACAAGATGTAAATATACCAATCAAATCGTTCTGGGTGATCAGGATACTGCTGGACTTTATCTGAATGTGTTGCTTTTCTGTTGTCTTCAGACAAGATGAGCTTTTTGTTTGCAGTGTTTGGATCCAGTTGCAGCTGACAGAAATCTAAGTTGGCGAAATGGAcacaaacattattattattattattattattattataacctTAATATTTCACTTTGACTATTTATTAGTTAATATGTACAGTATTTGTGTTTGTGAAAAATAGCTCAACTTACATTGCCTAAATACATTTTGAGTCTTTGGTTCTGGAGTCTGTGCAACATGAACATTTGACACTGAAAATAAGAAACACAATTGTAAAGTCAATATTAAGGTCTAATCCTATATAGTATGAATTAGGGAACATTTTTGTCAACTTCTCATTTCGATCATTAACAGGTCTCAAAAAACGAATTCCTGAGTACTGTGGGGgcaggacgtgtgtgtgtgtgtgtgtgtgtgttggggggggggggggggggggggtctgtcATGAAAATGACAATTATTTTAAGACTGTTACGAAAAGTAATGTTAACAAAAATATGACACGAGAGCATGAACCTAtgactaaacaaaaaaacaacaccgCTAAATTATAATGCGTCAATTATATCGAAAAGAAATATAGCTGTTGGAGGTAAAGCTGAAGATTATGATCTCCAGAAAAATTAAAGCTTGTTCTAGGACACATTCTATGATAGAGTAATCTCTCTAGACTCATTTTCACTTGATTCCCTTAAGCAAACCTGAAAGCAGGACTTGGGCACTGACATTTCTGAGGACCAGTGGACCAGTGGGGGTTATGTTGTTGCTGACCTGTTCTGTTACCCTTCAAGCTTCATTCTATTTTTTTTCAGACACCTTGTTTCATTCTGCATCATTTTTAACACAATTCACATGTCtgcaaaaaatgtaataataataataaaaaaaggtaaataaataaataaataaataaaacatggccttgtcccaacttttttgagtgttgatgccatgacatttaaaaatcaacatattttccccttaaaattatacagtttaaacatttgatatgtcatctatgttgtattctgaataaaaatattgaaattcgaaacttccacatcattgcattatgttattattcacaatttgtactgtgtcctaacttttttggaatcaggtttgtaaaaaaaaaaaagaagacaaaaaaaaaagaaaaaatatatttataaggAATACGACCGcctcaaaaacaaaaacaaatcattgtCAGTAATAGAAGAAATTACATTTGATCTGAAACGGAGTGAATTAACGGTCAGTAAACTGCAGGTTTGCTATCTGGTTTTTAAAATCAACCAAAGTGTTATATTTAAGATCAGGGtttgaaattaactttttgacTCACCGGCCAATTTGGCAACATTTTTAAGGTACCGTCCAAGATTATTGTAATAACAAgattatttatattacacacacacacacacacacacacacacacacacacacacacacacacacacacacacacacacacacacacacacacacacacacacacttcagacccccttacatttttcactctttgttatattgcagccatgtgctaaaatcattttaagttaattttaaaatgacacagagttgttgacatttttgcagataaaaataagaaaaactgaaatttcacatggtcctaagtattcagaccctttgctgtgacactcatatatttaactcaggtgctgtccatttcttctgatcatccttgagatggttctacaccttcatttgagtccagctgtgtttgattaaactgattggacttgattaggaaagccacacacctgtctatataagaccttacagctcacagagcatgtcagagcaaatgagaatcaggaggtcaaaggaactgcctggaGAGCTCAGAGActgaattgtggcaaggcacagatctggccaaggttacaaaaaatGACAGAGTGGCCTGACGGAAGCCTCTCTTCAGTGaaagacacatgaaagtttgataaaaaaaacacctgaaggactccaagatggtgagaaataagattatctGGTCTGATTATGAGACTTTTTGGCTTTAATTTTAAgcagtatgtgtggagaaaaatatcacctgtccaatacagtctcAACAGTGACAaatggtggcagcatcatgctgtgggggtgtttttcggctgcagggacaggacgactaaTTACAATCGAGTGAAAGATGATTGCAGCCatgtacagggatatcctggattaaaaccttctccagagtgctcaagacctcagactgggccgaaggttcaccttccaacaagacaatgagcCTAAGCGCACAGCTAAAAtaagtggcttcacaacaactccgtgACTGTTCTTGTCCTGTCTTAAACCTGTCTTGTCCTGTTCttgccctgacttaaacccaattgagcatctctggagagacctaaaatttgctgtccaccaacgtttaccattCAACCTGACAAAATATGTTTGTTCAAGCAAGCCAGATATGCACAGATTCTGCGCAATATGCTGTATTTAATTCATCATGATGACTCACAAGTTGAGTATTTGCCCTAAATCTGCACAGATTTGGCTTACACAAGCTTGCCCATCCCTAGTATGAATGACACATTTTATATTCCAAGGAAAATCCCTCAAACCTTCTCTGGATATTTTAGCTGTTTGCTGTTGACAGACGTCCTCCAAAACCTCTCTGAATGTTGAGATTGAAATGTCTTTAAAATACAGATGAGTGTGTTGAGTGATAGGAAGGTCTTCAAATATgggtaaaacacacacagactgacAGCTCTGAAATGAGACAAATAATTTAGTCGTAGTTTGTGATATCTtgtctaaaaaaaacaaaaaaacaatcatgGCACCATAGTAAAAAATTTTAGCTTCTAAAAATTTTGCATCATTACCTTCAGACAATGAAGTGGATCATCAGAAATCAGAAGTTTGTCAATCTCTGCTTGTCTTTTTCGGAGTTCTGTCAGCTCTTGATCCAGATGTTTGTGAAGTTCCTCTGCTCGATCTATCTCAGTCTTCTCCTGAGCTCTAATCTGATCTTTAATCTCAGAGCGTTTCTTCTCACGAGAGCACATGAGCTCAGTGAAGACCTTCTCAATGTCCTCCATGGTCTCTAGCGCTGAACTCTGTCAGAGACACAAAGATATGATCACACACAGCAACAACAGCTTAAATAATAAATTTACATTTCCATTGTCATATATGTTGTTCCAATCCAAAGTGATTATGTTTTCAGTCTAATAAAAATTAGCAAGATTACAATTCGGGctgtttaaaacattaaaacaaatatctGTTGTACTAGTGATTTGAGACGTTGTCTGGTCCTCATACTTGTACTCACTTTAAAAGACTTCACAGCTTCACTGAGTTCCCGCTGACCTCTCTCTCGCTCCTGGATCAGCTTCTGACACACCAGCTTTATCTCCTTTAACTCTTCCTGAGGATGTTAACATACAAAGTTAATGTTAAAATTTTCTTGTTTCTTGGGCTTCACCTTTTTACTTTCCTTGTATAATACTGACTTTTCTGCCATGGTGCGTGCACACACTAGACAAAACATAATTACACAATCTCACACACCCAGACAATAaagatacacatacacacattttgCGCACATACATGtcttacttgattttaaattgaaataccATATATGGTACATTTGATTTTAAGCATGATTGGATGCTCAAGACATCCTGAAGAATGTTGCTTTTTCTTACACCTAGATATATGACCTTTCTTCCTTAATAAATTTGAGAATGTTATAGTACTGCACTGTGTCTGTGTTTCCTTGATCATTCTCCTGAGATATCTCCTGCAGCCACCACACATTACAGGGGTTGGATTATTGGGGTGTAGGTGACTGATGACTGGCTGAGTATAGTAAGGCTAGAGATAGTCTACATAAAAGTTAATTCAAacagttaaaggtgccctagaattaaaaaattaattaaccttgccatagtgaaataataagagttcaatacatggacatcacatactgtgagtctcaaacaccattgcctcctacttcttatgtaaatctcatgaatgaaaaacataaacacatgattctcaacataatgccaaccgtgacgcaagcgctggggatcatttatatgcatgcccccaacatttgcatctgtccaaacatgttcattgtcaggcggaactaacggagccgaatcattgggactgcagataaacaagcGACACTgaaggatagcaaaaacggcaactctcatcatgttccaggctgtgcaggagacgtgaggacttttcatatgtcaacagacatggttgaggtttattataatagGATACCACAGCAATTTCATTCAAAATCGCTCGTTTGtttggcccatttcaagcaatcTTCGCTTAGAGTCTTCAACGTaagaaaggggcaactgtattcctgcaagcagtaagtagtgatttatccacttattgactgtttaaacaatttctgattaaattgaaagtttcttagagagaccgcattgtctagataacgcaagatgctagtacagtaacaatatgaaacaccaagtaccatacaaaactaaatagtgggtctaatgacaaaggttaatattattttgtattacaaaatacaaccgtagatacgttgcttacagatcgttcactcgatccttctagcaaacgtcacctttttcaccatataagttaaaacgacagtcatttgacaaggctattcattttgtaaaaatataaagttatatatttatatttttgagaacttgcTTGCTTGCATGCTTgaatttcagagtacatcagtcactgcgtagcctacattgtgactacgttatatatacatgcaatattgttgacgaaaaaagacaagtctaaaatgtagactgaatgacactttaagcagaacatctcagatggagattgctaaaatgcagcttacttgtttatttgtgttttcagatcatccgggCATGaaagagagctcgcgtgcatatgcttttaacagaaaagctctatttgggggatttaaattactgacaTCTGGCAACCGCAATCACGAACGTGCTCTCTCgcataaacaagtaggctgcattttagcaatctccatcagagatgttctgcttaaagtgtcattcagtcggtctgttttctgtcaggactcatgagctgcttcgctgaactgctgtgagctgctgaaataagccaatcagagcagagctcaacattaatattcatgacccttccaaataaggcaaaaacagagcattacatcctagggacaatttttagggttgtaaatggacctgtaataCTGTATCTGGaccatttttgcccttaaataagccacataccctctatgtagatatcagagaacaatttaacatattgtttcaactcattctagggcacctttaatatctAAAAGAAAGATTAATCTGAATACAGCAACAATCAGGGACCAATTGCACAAAAATGCACCCGTTTGTTTATGCAAAATTTTATATCATCTACTTGTCTGAGTAGTGGATgggaaaaaaagttaaacataaaattctaaataacaggtaaaaattaataaaaccaTTTACCTTTTGATTTGTCCATTCAGATTCCAGTGAAACCACACGGTGACCGTTATGATTGTCAATCATACACAAGtaacaaatgcattgatgatCATCCTGACAGTAAATCTCTAGAAGTTTCCCATGACTGAGGCAAATGTTCTCCTGAATGTGTCTGGAAGCTTCAACTAGTTTGTGCTTCATAAACGCAGGAGATTCATAGTGAGGCTGCAGGTGAGTTTGACAGAAGGAGACCAAGCACTGCAGACAGGACTTTACAGCTCTGTTCTTCTCTGTAGTGCAAACATCACACTCCACAGCAGCCGTTTGTAGGGACGTCTTCTGCAGCGTCTCCATCATCTCAGCTATCAGAGTGTTCTTCTTCAGTAGAGGTCTCTGACTGAAGCTCTCTCTGCATTGGGGACAGCGGTACGGCGGCCCCTGCTCCTTCTGGCCCCAGCAGTCAGTAATACAGCTCATACAGTAACTGTGTCCACAGGGAATCGTCACCGGCTCCTTCAGCCGATCCAAACAGACGGGACAGCTGAACTGATCCACACACTGACTCGCTGCAGACTCAGACATTTCTGAAGGAATAGCCTACataaataaacatgtaaatCATTAATGAAtgagcaaaaaaatataataatagattttatttataatgcacatttaattccgaagaatctcaaagtgcaacaaagggggaaaaaaaaacaaaaaaaatgaatgacaagtaaaaatatagaatactaaaaacaatcaaccaacacagaaaacagaacagaaacagagctgatggtgaacagaaacagagctgatggtgaacagaaacagagctgatggtgaacagaaacagagctgatggtgaacagaaacagagctgatggtgaacagaaacagagctgatggtgaacagaaacagagctgatggtggaagtctctgtaagctctgcagcacactgtggtccactccatgttttacatttctcccagcggcagtgtcctgatgacgttgtcgaggcatgacagctgaagaccagatgatcggtcttcatgacgattcagacgatggggatcgccACAGCACCATGCagggggcagaacatttttacgGGCACTTCtttggacacaccggggtccgcgcagaagtccaagccgctccacggccggtgtcatgacaaatcctgtccccctgtgaaattgtaatcaggctctgaacagattacctattacaatttctttcagccaatagaatcgctccgggggtccttgcggacacgatttcacagggggacaggatttgtcatgactcCGCAAGTCCGCCTATGAAgatgaaatcgtgtccgctggtagcggttttaaatgcctgatcaataGGGATGGGCGTATAGATATgaagtatcgatatatcgatacttaTGGAAGCATCGAAAGTATTGATACTCAAATAAAAATATCGATactaaggtgtttttttttaccagtaattttgtttatttaaaaagattattTGCATACAATACAAATAAACTATGTTAATTGTGTAGATATAGGACTATTTTCCTTCTCATCTGAACCATGATCTGAATGCATGCAAACGCTACAAGACAGAACCAATCGATCACAGAAGAGAGCGTCCGTTCACTGATGACACTATTCAAACAGAACTTCGTTTCCCGAAACTATCATAAGAAACCATTGATGCTTTTAAACACACAGTCCAGAATAATGCTCATCAGAAGACAGAAAAACATAATAGTTTGAGTTatttcacaataaaaaaaaaaagaaattgtagCCTACATAGTGCAATATCACtctttaaatgtaatgttaaaagTTGAAATTGATCATGTTCTATGCTGtaactaatgttaatataaatccCTATAAGAATAAAAAGGTTGCATTTTATGAGTGCAACGTTCAGTCACTGGCAGTCCCTTGTGAAACtgaaccatgtttttttttttttttttactacagtAGCCGTAGTTCAAATAGGCTAGTATTTGTAGATTTCCATGGTTAATTTCACTACAACTAAACGTTGtgttaaaaatgtgttaaaaaattatgatctaataagttgcaattaaccTTTCAAATATGTTAAGTGGGTATTTTTACTCTTAgccatttaaataatttaatatatttaatcatttaaaaaaataagtttaaaagtatcGTATCGATATCGGTGATACTCGCCCATCCCtactgatcaaaagttgttatacatggttctggacaagcaattgtttaaaaataaactatgaattcattgccatactaagtacacacatacacacgcaaaacatttatttgaagtaTGTAActgattgctataatgggagcaaaaacatgttctgaattattttgactgataaactaccaatacaaaatcatgacatagtaatgtacctataatgtaaataataaagaataaaaaaaacccAGCAATATAAAGAACAGGTGCACAAAGTAAATAGATTATATGCTTGCATATatcttatatacttatataagcacttatagattcagttatatactactaatatatgaaacatatgctttgtaagacatcaaagactattttaacacaatttaaacagcaaaaatcaaaacgcgattgtgtaagaattgtaatcaggctctgaacagattacctattaaaatttctttcagccaatagaatcgctctgagggtccttgcggacacgatttcacagggggacaggatttgtcatgacaccggatgacgctagcccggtgcaaacttcagccatcagctcaagcccgagggagaccaccagtgagcagccgcggggagcaacatcaaatgtccttcaaaccaaaaccaaccgcagcaaaaaaaaaaaaaaacatcagagaagcggtggaaaacggcaaagcgacgaacaacgtcctctcagtggctgccagcaatcagcaacagtcccatttgtagctctgactgttagactagtcacaaacataataaaataaaatctaaatctaatagtacagtaacatgatttgtgggtggagaagccgCGAAccgacaacgccagcgtcctctcccccacgttgcctagtgTAAACTCCACCTGTTTGGCCCAACGAAGGAATCCAACAGCTGGTCGAAGGAATACTGCGTGTTCGTCTTTTCGGGCGCTTCTATAAAGGACACTGTAATTTATTAAAGTGTGAAGATCCAATTTTAAATCTgactccatgttttaatttaatctgaATCTAATTGTATGTAGTTACCTTgagtttgttacatttataaattacGGCTGATCGTATgattagttgtgatttaatttagatctTTGATCTCTCTGAGTATCTCTACTTCTCACTATCTTCGTTCATCAAGGGACCCGATATCTCTTAGAGATATGTTTCGCGAATTACATTCTCAAACACAGACGGGCCGGTTCTGATATTAGTCAGAGGATTGCAGAgtgaatattttacctttaagtgGTTGCGCCTGCTTACTCATCTTAAAGCGTAATGGGAATAATAATCACAGGAACTGCAACTTGCTAATACAGTGatagtcagaaatcagattatcgcTAATGTGGTGCTCCATGCTCCCGCCATTGCGTCCTGCTGTTTGATCTACGCCGAGACAACGTTTGCGGAAATACCAGACTCCGTTTGATCGTACTAAAAGAAGCGGCCTTAGAATAATACAAGATTAATcaaagttaatgtttatttagccaggcaaaatcatcaaaatatagtcaaattaaAAGACAATGATACACAACTGATCAGCATACAATGTTACTCAAGTATAAAATAGTATATACATAGTTTCAAAGAGTCATCATTTTACCTGGCTTCTAGAAACACACGGGAACAGTGTGGGAAGTTCTGGATACAGATGCTTCCTCGAGTGGTTTGCTCCTTTCCCTTAAATACTCCACCAGATCAaagaacaataaacatttagcaCCCAAATATTTATGCAGATCTTGGTTCTTTTCTCAGACCTAAATGGTCCCACCTATCCTTGAGGCCTGACAGCAAATGTTTATCAAAAGATCTTTATGAGCATCTCCCCACACCAGAGGAACAAATCCGGTTGTCCTTCTTTTACGACCTGTTTTACTAGAGCTGGAATGTCACCAGTTCCACTGATGTGAGAATGAAACCTGTTTACCAATCACACCAAAAGTATTtgtattgaccatacagaaacAGCTTGTGGCAGTATCTGTGATATTTGCATGTGACCCAGAGGGTGAGAGGGTCATATCTCGGCAGGGGTGAGGAAATAGGATTGGGCCAGGTGCAGTCTTGCTTACTCTTGCATTCAGATAGTGAAGttttattgtctttattgcagctTTAATCCCTTTAGTTTGTTCTCAGGTGAAATCCATTCTTACACTAGCAACCCAAAATATAAGGTTTAGTTTTGTGTATTAGCATTAAATAATCTTTCACCCGAAGAATTAACGTGACATCCAAATGAACAGAATTGTTTTCAAATAcctacagttaaattattacaattaaatatttcaaTGCAACTAAAAAGACAATAAAACCTTTAGTTAAGGATTGTTGTTCTTACCTGCTTTGACAGAATAACAAGTTAAAATATTCCCTCTTTTACAGCTTTAACCAAACTAGAAGAGTGACGATCCTTAGGCAGAGGTTTGTGTAAGCAGGGAAATAGGTTTCGTTTCTCTCAAATCCACAAACTTCCTGGTTTTCAGTGCGCAGATGAGtgcgagagagaaagagagagagagagagagagagagagagagagagagagagaggtactGCTAATGTGAAGCCACTTTGCTCTCTACTCTGTACTTTGCTTAAAATCACAGCATATCTCTCGATACCAATGATCTAGTTAAATTTGtaataactaataaaatatGTGTTTCTTTGTTTCTAACACACTTCCAGCAATCGGTgtgtaaaataactaaaacactAATGAGTTTATGTTTGTTGTACAATGTCATTGGGCATCAAagctttcagaaatcatttattGTTTTAACATGTGATGTTTCTTATGAGAACAGGTTTTCATTCAGCTGTTGTGGAGAAACACAATCACAGACGATCTTACACAGATCATGAATACTGGAGACAAAATGTTTCCTAAAACAGCCACAAATCAAATGATCACTACAATgttattaaaagaaaatgcctaatttgatttgattttctcTTTATTTGATCACAATTACAACATTTTTTACTGAAGTAAGCAGAAATATAAAGATGAATCTGAAACAAACTTTTATACTGACAGAGGTCTATGTTAAAACTGCCTCTTTATAAAGGTTTCAGGgctttttctcagctttttgtaaACCCTGTCAGATACTGTAGTTATGAAAAAGTAAAAACTATGCCAAATCAAAGTCATACCACATCCTGAAGTCAACTGAGTCATTCAAATGCTAAAATGAGGCCCAATATCtgtaccttaaagggggggtgaaacactcagtttcagtcagtgtcatgtcaatcttgagtacctatagagtagcattgcatcctgcatatctccgaaaagtctttattttttttataattatataagaaagatgcgctgttccgagtctttccgaaaaaagccgagcgggtgggggcgtatcgtgtgagcggagctaa
Coding sequences within:
- the LOC137084787 gene encoding E3 ubiquitin/ISG15 ligase TRIM25-like; protein product: MSESAASQCVDQFSCPVCLDRLKEPVTIPCGHSYCMSCITDCWGQKEQGPPYRCPQCRESFSQRPLLKKNTLIAEMMETLQKTSLQTAAVECDVCTTEKNRAVKSCLQCLVSFCQTHLQPHYESPAFMKHKLVEASRHIQENICLSHGKLLEIYCQDDHQCICYLCMIDNHNGHRVVSLESEWTNQKEELKEIKLVCQKLIQERERGQRELSEAVKSFKSSALETMEDIEKVFTELMCSREKKRSEIKDQIRAQEKTEIDRAEELHKHLDQELTELRKRQAEIDKLLISDDPLHCLKSCQSVCVLPIFEDLPITQHTHLYFKDISISTFREVLEDVCQQQTAKISREVSNVHVAQTPEPKTQNVFRQYFCQLQLDPNTANKKLILSEDNRKATHSDKVQQYPDHPERFDWYIYILCREGLCDRCYWEVECSGDDWSVAVCYKGIGRKGKSNDCRLGFNKKSWRFSLDKQKVYFTHDNEQVPLPAVCSSRIGVYLDHRAGTLAFYSVSDTMTLLHRVQTTFTEPLYPAFYSGNGSSVMIIKEQNFKCKKNIIFIK